The genomic stretch TCGAAATTCCCCCttattttctctcaaaagtAGTCGAAGACGTGGAAGttacagtaacaattcaaagttaCACTTCTCTCTCTGTCATGTCTGTATTGTATGCATCACACTCTCTCTCAAATCGCGTAGACTCATAAAATCcatacatcatcatcatcacccacATCCAccgtctccttttctttctctctccttaaAGATCAAAAGGCTCAAAGCCAACAGGtaattttcttaattcttaTAATGTATcgtcaaaacaattttattcaCACATGAACACCACCCTCGATTCATTCTCCGCTGCCGAATCGAGCATGGAAGACACCTCCAATCCCTCAATCACTACCAACCAAAACGCCAACAAAGAAGATGAAGTTGATGCAGAGGTTTGGGCAACATTCAACAATAGTTTTCGACAAGTTCAGTCGGTTCTGGACAGAAACAGAGTTTTGATTCAACAAGTGAATGAGAATCACCAGTCTAGAACTCCTGACAACATGGTCAAAAATGTCTCTCTGATTCAAGAACTTAACGGCAATATCTCCAAGGTTGTTGGGCTTTACTCTGATTTGAATTCCAATTTCTCCACTGCTTATCATCAGCGAAACCACAACGGTAAAAATAACGGCAAGAAGGCCTGAATCGGTTTCTTAGTTGTATCTTATTTATTCAGTGTGTGTAATTTGGGGGTTCGGGTTTTTATTGAGGGTAGAATTTATGTTGTGTCCTGTCGTGGTTTATGTTATATAAATGAAAGACCACTGTGCTCTTGAGTTTGgattaattgaatatttagTACTTTCTACTATGTTATTTTTgctgataaaaaattatggaaaatgaTTTACTAGAAAAGCTGAATGGTGAATATTTGTTTAAGGTGAATTCTGGAGGTATTTGGATAAGCAAATTTAGTTGTCTAGAGATTCAGGTGAGAGCAAGTTGGGTATTTTTGTGTGGCAAACAAGAACTAGAGCTGGAGTTTTTTTGAATTAGATTTATAGGGGCAAGATCATTTTGGTTCTTTTAGGGTTTTCAGAAGGTAGAATCGGCACTGGATCTTTGTTCATTTGATTGAGATTTACCCCGACCTGCTCAGGTCCACTTTGAGTTCCTTCAAGCTTGGTACTCATGTTCAATTGCAAGCTGTTGGGTCATTGCCAGTGAACTTCTGTGTAACAATTATTGCTGGGAGAGTGATTTGACTGCATGTTGTTTACTTTGTTCTATGTGTTTCTTTCTATTGATTGAACTACAGGATAAAGGTCTCTTCTCGATCTAGTTTGGTTGTTTGCTGCTGTTGGACTCTGGGATGCCTTTAAATTCTGCTACATCCATGATTGTCTACCATATGTCATGATTCACGAACTGAAGGAaatgttacttttttttgtgAACCTGAAGTATTACCGTGTTACTGTAGATTTTCCGTTCAAATTGGCTGACAACAATGTCACACAGATTTAAGTTTAGAAGTTTCACATGTCTTGCAATTTTGACCCTTTTAACACCCTTCGGCttcattatatatagtttttctttcGTTTTAATTCTGTCCGAGCCAATAATTGTCTGGCTTGCCCAAGTAAAGTCCTGCTCTGTAATTCCTCCTCTTCTGAAATTGCACGGATGACTTGCAAATTGGATACGACTTGTTGGAAATTTATAGTTTCCTTTGATTATTACTGTTACCTTTTCTCTTTTGAGTTTTTGCttgtgagtatttttttttctttcgattGTTTCCTACTACCAAGATCGTTTGTCACTTTGTTGTTCTTCATTTCTCGCTCTCGCCTCGATTACCAAGCTGGCGAGACGGGAAAGTTTTCATGTTGGCAGATCCATGCATCATTGATCTGGAAATGCATGGTAGATAACCCCAGCTTCCTTTCTAGTATATGCCACTCAAGAGCTGATGATTAATTTGGACTGCTCCGAGCATAAAACCAGGAGTTGCGTTGTAAGCTTTCCAGGGCCCAGTTTTGATATATCCCCTGGGTCAGGAGGTGaagtctgataaaaaaaaaaaaaaaacgcactTCAGAGTGCTccaccaaaataattaaaaggtgATCTGAGTATAAACTgtgtttttctaatatattaaaataatatatatcttttattttttaaaaattatttttaatattatcacattaaaataatataaaaaatttaattcaaaatacaagTAAAGCCTAAACGGCCCTAAATAAGCATTTGGAAAGGGATGAAGCGAACCCAAATATGGAAAGAAATGGAATGCACGCTTTGATCAATCAACCATTTGCGTGACGATGTCCCTCCGCTCCAtcagatatatatattaaaataaagtggATTAACTTTAATAGtgaaatatatatgtgtgtatacaCAAGTATATTAATAGTAAAATAGCATTTGTGattgaaatcatattttttttaaattatattttttatatattcttaaatcattttgatatgataaaataaaaataatttttttttttaaaaaatattattttaatatatttatataaaaaaaaccctttaaacaACAGCCACTGAAACACTCACAAACACACCTCTAATTAAAGTGAAGTGCTattataaattgaaattgatGGAGTGCGATCATCAACGTGTCCGTGTGACtcttataagaaaagaatttgaATCGTGAAGCAACATCCAAGTCACAAATGGAGCG from Populus alba chromosome 8, ASM523922v2, whole genome shotgun sequence encodes the following:
- the LOC118055858 gene encoding protein EARLY FLOWERING 4, which encodes MNTTLDSFSAAESSMEDTSNPSITTNQNANKEDEVDAEVWATFNNSFRQVQSVLDRNRVLIQQVNENHQSRTPDNMVKNVSLIQELNGNISKVVGLYSDLNSNFSTAYHQRNHNGKNNGKKA